GCCTATAAACGAAAATCTTTCGTGGGAAGACCAACTTTCGGCTCTTTATTATGAGTATGCAAGCAAGTGCAAGAATAAGTTTGTGGCAAGTTGGTTTGAGTTTAATCTCAACTTGAATAATATGCTTATAACTAAAACTTGCAAAAAGTATAATTGGAATACAGATGCTTATGTTATAGGCAGTATTGAAGATGCAGAGTTTGAATACTCCGACTTTGTGTCGCGCATATTTGAAGAAAATAACTTGCAAGAGCGAGAGTTGCAAATAGATGTTCTTCGTTGGGAGTGGCTCGAAGAAAATTCATTCTTTCATTATTTCTCAGTAGAACAGATATTTGTTTATCTTATTAAATTAGAAATAATAGAACGTTGGGTGGGTTTAGACCCAGAGGAAGGGCAAAGGAAATTTAGACAAATAATAGACAGATTGAAGAAAGAGATACAATGAACACAAAAGGAAAAGTAAAAGGAGTTGTTTCCAACTTGGTGATAGTAGAGGTTGAAACTCCGGTATCGCAAAACGAAATATGTTTCATTTCGTCAGATGGAGATAGGTTAATGGCAGAGGTTATAAAAGTTATAGGTAATGATGTTTATGTGCAGGTGTTTGAAAGCACTCGTGGACTTAAAGTTGGTGCTTCTGTAGAGTTTGTTGGTTATATGTTAGAGGTTTTATTAGGTCCTGGATTGTTGTCGAAGAATTTCGACGGTTTGCAGAACGACTTAGATAAGATGACTGGAGTATTTCTAAAACGAGGAGAATATACTTATCCTTTAGATGAAGATAAACTGTGGGACTTCGAACCTTTGGCTAAAGTAGGCGATAAGGTTATAGCAGGGGCTTGGCTTGGGGAAGTAGACGAAAATCATCAACCTCACAAAATAATGCTACCTTTTAAGATGAAGGGGGAATATCTGGTTAAAGAGATTGCGCCTAAGGGGAAGTACAATATTAATCATATAATAGCGGTAGTGGAAGATGAGTCGGGAGAAACGCATAATATAACTATGGTACAGAAGTGGCCTGTTAAAGTTCCTATTATGGCACACAAAGAAAAGCCTCGTCCTTTCAAGTTATTAGAAACAGGTGTTCGTACAATAGACATTACAAATCCTATAGTAGAAGGAGGAACGGGGTTTATTCCTGGTCCGTTCGGTACTGGTAAAACAGTTCTTCAGCACGCAATATCGAAACAAGCCGAAGCCGATATAGTTATTATGGCTGCTTGTGGAGAGCGAGCTAATGAGGTTGTGGAAATATTCAGTGATTTCCCAAAACTTATAGACCCTCACACGGGGCGTAAACTTATGGAGCGTACTATTATTGTAGCAAATACATCGAATATGCCTGTTGCAGCTCGAGAAGCTTCTGTGTATACGGCCATGACGATTGCAGAATATTATAGAGCGATGGGACTTAAAGTTCTTCTTATGGCTGATTCTACTTCGCGTTGGGCGCAAGCATTAAGAGAACAGTCTAACAGGTTAGAAGAACTTCCTGGTCCTGATGCTTTCCCTATGGACTTGTCGGCAATTATTTCAAACTTT
The sequence above is drawn from the Dysgonomonadaceae bacterium PH5-43 genome and encodes:
- a CDS encoding regulator of replication initiation timing (product_source=COG4467; cog=COG4467; pfam=PF10962; superfamily=49742), which codes for MSNYYCFISGLHNVDIGDERITYSVKDFRTELEEVLSKTDKKIIELFYLQFENKNLLHRLQNKEIKDEDIESLSPYYLRQFAEAYIKGEPINENLSWEDQLSALYYEYASKCKNKFVASWFEFNLNLNNMLITKTCKKYNWNTDAYVIGSIEDAEFEYSDFVSRIFEENNLQERELQIDVLRWEWLEENSFFHYFSVEQIFVYLIKLEIIERWVGLDPEEGQRKFRQIIDRLKKEIQ
- a CDS encoding V/A-type H+-transporting ATPase subunit A (product_source=KO:K02117; cath_funfam=1.10.1140.10,3.40.50.300; cog=COG1155; ko=KO:K02117; pfam=PF00006,PF02874,PF16886; smart=SM00382; superfamily=47917,50615,52540) produces the protein MNTKGKVKGVVSNLVIVEVETPVSQNEICFISSDGDRLMAEVIKVIGNDVYVQVFESTRGLKVGASVEFVGYMLEVLLGPGLLSKNFDGLQNDLDKMTGVFLKRGEYTYPLDEDKLWDFEPLAKVGDKVIAGAWLGEVDENHQPHKIMLPFKMKGEYLVKEIAPKGKYNINHIIAVVEDESGETHNITMVQKWPVKVPIMAHKEKPRPFKLLETGVRTIDITNPIVEGGTGFIPGPFGTGKTVLQHAISKQAEADIVIMAACGERANEVVEIFSDFPKLIDPHTGRKLMERTIIVANTSNMPVAAREASVYTAMTIAEYYRAMGLKVLLMADSTSRWAQALREQSNRLEELPGPDAFPMDLSAIISNFYGRAGYVILNNDATASITFIGTVSPTGGNLKEPVTENTKKVARCFFALEQERADRKRYPAVNPFDSYSKYLEYPEFKEYISNVISDDWIEKVNEIKTRLQRGKEIAEQINILGDDGVPVDYHITFWKSELIDYVILQQDAYDKVDAVTPIERQKYMLDLVVALCRKKYEFNDFVEVMDYFKKLINILRQMNYSDFKSDSFNNYQQQIDIL